The nucleotide sequence TCTGTTGTGCAGAAAGAACCAATGCTAGCAGCCTCCAGCCTTTCGAAACTGACCCACCAGTTGCTTCTATAAACTCCTTGGCGCATCTTAGGGCAGCATTCATGTTCCTTTGCTCAGCATATTCAACTCCCATGTCAAATATTAGGTCTATGTTGTAGCAGTTAAGACTAATCGACTCTGTAAGTGACTTTAGAGTTTCTATCTGCAGTACACATTGAGTACCTTGTAGCGAAAggcaggccaaaacttggtcataataagggctctcaagtggtctggcgcaagcgcttcattaagcttgaccaccaattgtcctctgatgatgaggacgattgcgagtcttcgcccacccacgatgatcactcactatctcccaacagagatcactcccctcctcatcccttaccatcacccctgagaagatagatgactccttctattcctcctcgtctgactccatcttcatcagccccgagaaaagagaagactcatcctcctcctccatcttcatcagccccgggaaaacagaattctcgtcgtcatcctcctcctcctgcacCTCAGCCTAAAACAAGATCAAAGACATCCTtgtagtcgcagaaaaggtccttggattcgattGCTAATGCTCCCAatgtggaccaacaaaaaagaaaaaatgtcgttcagtggcagcgttataaacttgatggaaggaaaatttacagcacacatctcaaaggaagattgtattagtttcttcaatctctgtgcctcactgcctccgtttttgttgaagtctgaatttGAAAGACAAACACATAAtcagtacgctacaacaagagccgatgaaatacacaatgaagatttaaggaagatatagaagttcatcgaagacaaccccgaattaaccatggaagtggccgcgaccatctattatgatgtacaagggacggcaacaccggcaatgaagtatgaaaggggcaatcttttggttctcggtcacgagtataaaaatttgacaacatatatgcgccagttgcatgaatattacatggctcaaacaacagagacggaggactttggttttgaggttattatccgttcgccacatgtttttaatTATCCTGAAAAAGACaaattcgatgtcgagtgggagtgcttgttccagctatactagaaacgctctctcgatacacaaatgttgacgctgtggactatgtaagtaccatacacgcacgatattacaattaactactctctcgggacacaaattgttaacttttgagcacttaccataattttatgtaggtgtatagcaaaattttgtattctaaaaagcaaatgggataacatagccttcttggaccccttgcgagtcaatgagaagacatgtctaggcctccatggatgttatgtggaagacctgaaatagagattgattgttgttttcgacgaattcaagatgaagaacaaaacccacgtACTTCTAGCCTAtaactacgagtatgtgttctcggcttttaattttatatttctttttcgttaagattatttgataattaggattctgtaaTTGCAGctaccatttcatcttcatttgtgttaattttGCCAGacatctgatcgaggtgtgggactcgaagaaaaaattattttatcatctggatgcactaattagtaagcgatcctaataacatattattttttaatcacacataccactttctaacgtttctccttttaatgttgctcagtgtccgaagaagacatatcggtgggacgcagatcccattcaaggttgtcgaaatggaggggaagtacctaaaacagccagcggaaaacaatgaatgcgggttttatgtaatatgggcaatgcttcgctacatcggcggaaaatcggaagaagccgataagttggtgtgtataatcccatttcatttatgtctgttaatcattcaacaaaatgatttattcctctttggatatcatctttttttgaACGACAACACAAAAAATATAACCACGAAGGGCTGTTAGACATGAAGATCGTTgcgctgcaatcggagctggcaaaattcatcttagccgaggtattagaaaaagatggagtatttttatTGCACAATCCgagaagttcaaggaccagtatggcccagagcggctcgccagattattgtaagaagtccgagaagcattacacaatctgtgaagtttgagaacattttttttttattttgagggatcgagatcttgataagaacatttgaactgtaaccgtaacatttgtaacatttaatattgatggacctgtcgtctaagtagcgtatataaagcaaaacccgatttcacaaaaaaatataaattaaaataaattataaaacaataaaatgtgaacgtgacatcactgccggttagcagaaaaccggcagtgttgtcgtaaacatcactgccggttagcaacaaaccggcagtgatggcactgccggctaaagccacaaaccggcagcgttggcttagccatcactgccggttcttgtcacaaaccgacagtgattcgtacgataacactgccggtttaaacacaaaccgacagtgttggtggaaatgaacTCTACCAGGTAgtcttatgaaccggcagtgttggtggaactgaactttGCTGGTTGTGTAAAGAAtcggcagtgaagttgaagaacactgcagGTTTATAGGAACCAgcagtgatagcttaccctcgTCACTGCCGGTATAGTTGTGCCAGTTCAAAATTCGGtagtgatggggtattttgaaccggcagtgaagtgcaATTCTGACGTAGTGAGAGATCTTTGGTAGTCTGATAAAACAACCTTGGACTTGTTATCTAGACAAGTCCCTAAGAAGTGGAGGCCAACACTCTTAAGATGAGAATCTGATGATTCAGCAAGCGCGATTACTCTTCTTGCATATTCAACACCCTCAGAAGCAAGATGGTGGTCCTTACTACATATCTTAGCAGCTAATAATAAGGCAAGGATGTCATTTGGATTCTCAAGCTTGTTTAAAGACTTCCTCAAAAAATTCAGCGCGACATCTTTCTGACCAGCTACATAGTAGCAAAGTGCTAGTGTGGCCCATCTCTCGGTGCGAGGATATATTCCAGGTAAAACCTCTTCAAGTTGTTTTGCAAGAACCAGTGGTTCACCACAAAGAGACAAGGCATAGGTGAAATGTTCCATCACTGAAGGATCCCAATAATGGGTCTTCCCCTGGTACCAATTCCTAAGTACTACCATCAAAAGTAGAAGAGCCTCTTCCACATTATTCTTTGGAACAAAAGAACCTTCAACTTGCTGAGCCATGCTGGGAGGGCTACAATCTATATTGCTGTACAACAGAAAAGACGCATATCTCTTTTGAACCCTAGTCCGAGTTTCATCATCAAGATTCCATGGACTAAGAAGAGCTTGTCTGTAAGAAGCTAATACTTCCTGGTAGGAGCCAGCATGTTTCCAGGCTTCAGGAAGCAGTTCTACGGATTTATTGACAGTTTCTTGTAACTTTTGTTCGATATCAGGAGTACCATTCTGGAAAATACTTTCAACGGAATCAAGTACACTTCTGCACTGGTTAGCAGCTTCTGCTCGTTCCATAAGTTTTTGCATTAGTCATCAAAGAGTTCATATAAGAAGCATAAGAAAGAAGCTGTCCAGTGATTTGTACCTGTCGATTTCCCTAGCTTTTGAAGGGACAGTGATTTCAAGTAAATGGCTTCAAGAACAAGGCTAGCAGGATTATTTTGCGAGACAGAACTTGGTAATTCTGATTTTGTCCGCCCTTTCTTCGATGGTGTCTTAGAAAGGGATGGCTGGAACTGCTGAATTGCAGCTTGAAGGTCAATTCCGTCAAATACACGAAGGGCAACTTCCACATTTCCTTTCTGAAATTCCAATCTTCCAAGGAGAGCTCTTGCTTCCTATTATCAATATACATTTGGATAAACTCAGCCTCAGGAACCAAAGAAACATCATAGTACAAAAACTGGGATACACTGAAGAATCTTCATAGGTTAGAGAGCACACCTAGTACTAAATCAAACATATAATACAAAATTGCATGAAAGCAATGATAAAAAATTCTTTAATTATCTTTAGCATATTGTACGTGTCAGTTATCACCTTGAGTGTGAAACTCAACTCATATGCGGATAAAGAAAAAAGCAAAATTCGCATTAGGGTAGGGTGGACCAACAGAAACAACCGGGGAAGTTAAGCAAAATTTTTGATTCAAGTGTCAAATGAAAAAGTGGATAGTCCGATGTAGTAAAATGGACACTTCCTACttttttgctaaaatagaaaTATATTGAATGACTTTTTGTGTATATTTAATTTGTATTTTACACCTTGTATTCAATtatgttttttatttctttttttatatcatattttgcataaaaaggttATTTGAATTGCAACTTTGATCTCCTACATGTATTTTGGTTGCAACAAAACTTATACATCCAAGTTATTGTGTCTTTCCCTGGCACTTGGGTAATTAATTTATCAACATGTATTGTGAATTTGCTTTATTTTTCCCTGACATATCTTTTGACGGAAAGAGGCATGAGAATAGATGGTGGCAGTCGATGAGGGGAACTAATATAAGAATTTGATTTTTGAATCCTATCCCTTGTTTGGTTCATGAAGAAAAGTAAGAAGGGGAGTTTGAGAAGGCATTCATATCATCtatttggtgtatggattttgaGTAAGAAATTACATGACAAGTCATGGTAAACGGTGATGATGCATTCAAGTTCCACTAGAATCACATTTCGCCCTCAACCACCACGTCTACCACTGGAAAGTAATCAATGAGAAACTTCCATTCCCATCCCACAAAAACTCCTGCTGTCACAAAACAAACAAAAGATTTCTAAATAGGTACCTCTAAACTCCCATTTCATCCTTCCAATTACCAAACCAAACCTAACAATTCTATTGAAATTTAGCATGGTTGCTTGTACATTTATCGGAACAAAGGCAACCAATTCAGTCAGAGCCTAGGTTTTTAATTTTCGTTGTTTACCACTAGCTTATACAATCCAGCTTATAAGTGTGGAGGCTGAGATAAACTGACTGAAGACAGCTTATAAGATCATTATGTAAGGACTATATAAAGCTGTGGCCTATATAACAAATTGGCGATCGTAGTGATAGCAACATTTACGACCTCCAACGCCGACAACTTTTGTTTGTGGTTCGCATCATCGACACCTCATCTTACAGAAGACAGGCCTCAGTGATCAGGCCAACCAAACATGACAGaccaaaataataataaaaaaacaagTGCCAGATTTCTGACCTCATAATTAAGGGAGACTCCCTCGGGGTGAGACGACTCAGCGCCCGCCGCTGGGACGACGCTGCCTCCGCTCGCCTTCACCGGCTCGTTCTCTGGCGCAGTCACCTCTTCGGAGGGTGATGGATCCGACGTTACCTCCGCCGGTGATGTAGCCTCTGCGGGGGGCACCTCGCCTCCATCATCCGGATCCGAAGCCATGCCTCCTGTCGAGTAGAGAGGTGTTCTGTTTTGTCGTCAaatggggagagagagaggagagatggGCGGGGCATCATCCATGCATGGTTTTTTCTTAACTTCCAGGCGTTCTCACCGCGTGCAGTTCTCTATTTTTTAGGAGTTTGCTTAAAGTATTAATTCTTTCCTATATTTGACATTTTGTACCTATTTGCATTTGTATTTTTCACCATTATTATCGATGATATACTTGTGGATAATTTGTAAGACTAAGAAAGGGCGTAAGCAGCTGGAGGTGATGCTGTTACAAGTTTTTGGAAGATTTGGGTAGGAAGCAACATAGAAGTTTGGAGAACTAAGTGTCTCGTTTTTTTTCTGTTTGGACTTGGATGGTGGTCTTGTTAGTTGTCGTGTGCCTTGTATGAGTGTGTCCTTGGATTGATGTCTGTACTGAGTTTCTATATTTACTTGTGAAAATGTGGGAGGCCAAAATACTTTTCTACACCTTAATTAATAATAAAGATGCAACATTTCTCTCCACCCATTTTTTCGTCCAACCCTCCTTAACTAACTTTGTGAACGTGAAAACCGTCCCAGACACATCTACACCCCTACTATTTTATTACATGAGAATATGTGGGGTTTCTTAAGGTAACTTGAATAGGAATCCTAATCCAAATATACTCCTACTGTTATATGAGGGTTATTGCCTAGAATAGCCTGATTGAATAGAAATCCTACtcgaaatagaaatagaaaaagaaataaaagtAGAAAGTGAGCAAATATAAATTAGACAAAGCTATTTTTATgaggaagagagaaaaaaaacaggGATCAGGTGCAGCTCACAACGGACGAAAAGGGCAGGAAAAGataatattaataaaaaaataatatacaAGAACAAATTGGATCAGGACACAAAGTCACAGTCCGAATAGAATTGGCTTCCCAGACCGAACAGAACTGGATAGTACTAccatgtagctggctacaaaataacttattctgtagccactttgagttacgataattactatgttaatttacgagattatagtaacttcttactaagtgtTTTACTATAACGTCAGCTTCTCATTATATACATACACCCTGTCAGCTTCTCAACTAATTCGATCTACATGCTTCAATCGGTAAGCCAGCAATACAGGTTCTCGCCAACTCAAACACAATATGCAACTTCACAGCAAATAAAACCTCTAATCTTACTACATAAAAGTGCTTAATTTTTTGTGTTCTACTATACTTTGTATCAtcaattggattttctatttttggtatttttctaaaCAGTTTATCTTTGATAATGATCTTTTATTAACTTCTCTTACCGAATCACGTCGAGGTTGTCTAACCTCACGATTGGGAACTCCAGTATACCtgcgggctgcggcaggcccttGTAGGCCTAGATCGTCCAGAGCTCGTCACAGTCGAGCAGACCGTCTTTCACCCACTCGAAAGGGTCGTCCATGCTAAGGCTCAGGGTCCAGGTCTTCACGGTGAACAAGAAGCGGCTGCACATTCGCACATGCTCCTACCATGGTCACCGCAGCAGACGAACTCACGAACCTCACATCGCCAGCGCCGGAGGCCGTCGAAGACTCGAAGTAGTCCACCTCGTCGGGAGGCAGCAGGCAGCACCGGCAGCGTCACGTACCGGAGGCCGGATCTTAAGGCTCGCGTCGTCCACGGCCATGTCGCAAAGGATGAAGCCGAGTAGGTAGTTAACCCAGCACAGGAACCGGTCTCCTACGGGGACGGCCGTGTCTGCCTGCCACCGCCGCATCACCACATCGCCCTTGTTGCCCAAATGATCGTCAAATAAGATATTATTCACCGCTTGCTTGAGCTCCCTCTACTGAACGACGCGCGGAGGATGCAGAGGTCAGCCATGTCCGGGGCTTGTCGTTGGACACCTCGAGCTGGGCCACCGGCATGAGTTCATCCTCGACACAGCGCAAGAGGCCAGCGTCACTTAAGTTCATGAGGCGCTGGCTCTGACTCCTTGTCGTAGCAGCCCGGGAGCTTCAACAGAGACGGCGGCCGCGCTGTGCATGTCTCATATAAGAAATAGTCCCACGTAGTTTACTAGCTGTGGCACTGTATGGTCGGACCTATTGGGTGACCTCACCTCGTGGAGGACAGCGTCGGAGTGGGCCGCGATCGCTAGTACAAAATAAAACTTTTGTAGCAACTGGATAATTTTTTAGGGGTGgtcggtgatggagccgcccctacagtgggcgtgtTCGGGACCCACGAGATCAGCTGTCCTACAAATGGCATAGTAGGGGTGgctagtgatacgagccgcccccaCAAAtgaatcgatttgtagggacggctcacttACCAGCCGCTCCCGGTGttgtgatttgtaggggcggctcaatcaccagccgtccctacaaatgccccacgtATAAAAACCCGCagccccttctttctcctcggatcACTCACTTCAACCTATAAAAAAGGGTagagaggccttgggcacctcccaaaaattactctactaaggAAAGAAGGTTTTagtctcaaattctttggtgaagaggttgtagaaggtaagaaaatgctattccacacttttttgaagttttaatagtTGGtaagtgagtaattagagttttgcttttctctctcttctatggtgcttgaatTACTTATGAAGCAAATAAGACCCAAGTTCTGAATTTACTAGAGTAAATTAGGTAGGAAAACAAGATCATACCCATATTTGGTCcgtgtttcttgattttagtgaacaattagttagttttatggatgttttatgtgcatgtagatctagatctagggtttggtttttttattaatttcgtttttgtaaatttatgtttgataaaattgaactagggtttacatgaaagatattgggtaaaatataattgttgctaattgttgtctttgaaattgtttattgtaataaacaaatatgtattttaattatttatggataaataggccattaattaattttcctctaccatggtgtgtttgtatgcttcatgtaattatatttgatttatattcatatatatatgaagtatatataattattctcaagtaattattaatttgattcattatatttatatctaaataagtagtcctttaatgtttgttttgttgttgttgtaaaagatggagtagaggaactcttggatgtatggttcgttaaggtttaatgcaggtttccgtgaagaggtggataaatttattgaagccacagagaagcatgctgcgacgttgacagagaataatgatacaattatttgtccctgtaaagattgcaagaaccgtatggtatGAACAggtgtgactatcatcagatcatattttaTTATGCGaagatttgttgaggactacacagtgtggattcatcacggtgaaacagttattgttaacgacgaagATGAGGAGGAATGCGAcgatgaaaccctagaatccatgtcccaatattcagcagagcttgatgcatgaatggatcccgagtttggcaatgaacaaggtggtgatgctggtggatgggatagtaacgacgaaggtggtgccgaTAATGATGACAGAGTATGTGTTAGGGATGAAgacgatttggaggacatgattcgagcccttggaccagagattttactaaagagcctgaaaggtctagaaaatttagaaagggtgacaaaaacatcgaaggagactatgtatggtgttgaaaagggctgtccgacatattggacattgctacgttttgtacTTGAGCTACtcagttctcaccaacacataccaagcgaagaaggtcataagttcattgacaatgggggttgaaaaaatccatgcttgccccaaccattgtatcatttttcgtggtgaaacattcaagtcactggataaatgtccctagtgtggagccagccggtacaagaacaatgacctttacgatggggacgaagcctccacggggaaaaagaggaataagaatggtaccaaaaaggtggtacaagaatctcagcccccagaggacactccattaggcaacgatgcaaagcagagaagaattccttccttggtaatgtggtacctaccagtgaccaaccacttgagacgtatcttcctaaatccTAAAGAAGTCGCACTCATAACATGGTAGGATGATGAGCTCAAGGtgaatgatgataagattgcacactcggctgattgtagttagtggcaaaggaGCGATgtgaagcacaaagaattcagcgatgacccaagaaatgtatggtttggcttaagtaccgatggaatgaatcccttcaatgagaggatgagcgatcacagcacttggcccgtgatcttgaccatgtacaacatcccaacgtggttgtgttagaagagaaagtaccttctcctcactattcttatttctagccctaaacaaccaggcattgatatagacaagTTCCTTTAGCCTTTAATGCAACAAATGGAGAagctatggaggtatggggagccgatgtacgatgcgttccaaaaggaggacttcatatgtagagcaataatatttgttactaccaatgattacctcgcgttgtttgctttgtctggacagatcaaagggaagacgggatgcttagtttgcttggatggtactacatgggtgttcctggatgcatcaaataagatagtttacctaagaaacCGACGCtttttaaagacaagtcacaagtaacacaacaaattgttctttagattttatgacaacaccccagagattgaaccccctccggagagatgtcataatatacaacacgtgtacagaatggtgaaaaacatacgcgttgtctatggaaagaagaatccggatgggacaaacagagatagaagcacacctcctatcaaaggcgtacctttcaagaaacaatcgatcttctttcagtatctgtcttattggccagacttggaggtcccccatgccattgatgctatgcacgtgtagaagaatgtctttgagagtctcattgctacatTGATGGACACAGATAaatcaaaggatggtctgaaattatgaaaagacatggtgcaactaaacgtgatgccacagcttcacccggtacctgaggctaatggaaaatacactctatacacggcatgcttcaacctaacaccagaagagaagagagctatatgcactttcctgaggggggtcaaagtcccgactgggtttttagcgaatgtgaagaagctaatgtcgatgaaggacttgtcaataacacactgcaaggctcacgattgtcatgtaatgctgatagtgtttctacctatttcaatcaaggctataaagccagagttcttggaaatggctatcacctgcatgtgctacttcttttcgaagatctcacagaagacgattggtaagcaagagctgagtgacctacataaaTTTGTGGTGAAGACACAAAACCatctagagatgtgtttacctcctgcttttttgatataatgccacatctcatgattcacatggttcatcagatacaagcGTTGGTCctttgctacttgcatgaaatgtggtcctatgagtggttcatgtcggttctaagccgatacgtacataatcaagcatacctagagggctccatgatagagggttatagtactaaagaagtcatcaagtgctgtcaagagtaccaaAAAGTATAGAaaaggattggtaaacccgattctcgtcacaagggtaggctggctgggaagggcaccagtggtagaaaagtgttcatcgatcgtgattacaaagaagtgaatcgagcgcattacagtgtcttgcagagtacacaactgatgcaaccgtacattgatgaacacttggctatcattatggcgaagAGAAATGTCGTTCAAataattgggtcatgaaacagcacaagcaacgactaactatatggttgaaggaccaaaacataccgcctaaagataccatagactctattatcatcagtaggttggaggaggagctatcgagacaagtgacatcttggaaagcttatgacatcaatgggtacacatactatatccacgcaaaggatagtaaatatgtgaac is from Miscanthus floridulus cultivar M001 chromosome 7, ASM1932011v1, whole genome shotgun sequence and encodes:
- the LOC136463132 gene encoding protein NPG1-like is translated as MASDPDDGGEVPPAEATSPAEVTSDPSPSEEVTAPENEPVKASGGSVVPAAGAESSHPEGVSLNYEEARALLGRLEFQKGNVEVALRVFDGIDLQAAIQQFQPSLSKTPSKKGRTKSELPSSVSQNNPASLVLEAIYLKSLSLQKLGKSTEAANQCRSVLDSVESIFQNGTPDIEQKLQETVNKSVELLPEAWKHAGSYQEVLASYRQALLSPWNLDDETRTRVQKRYASFLLYSNIDCSPPSMAQQVEGSFVPKNNVEEALLLLMVVLRNWYQGKTHYWDPSVMEHFTYALSLCGEPLVLAKQLEEVLPGIYPRTERWATLALCYYVAGQKDVALNFLRKSLNKLENPNDILALLLAAKICSKDHHLASEGVEYARRVIALAESSDSHLKSVGLHFLGTCLDNKSKVVLSDYQRSLLQIETLKSLTESISLNCYNIDLIFDMGVEYAEQRNMNAALRCAKEFIEATGGSVSKGWRLLALVLSAQQRFSEAEVATNAALDETTKLDQGSLLRVKAKLKVAQSSPMEAVEAYQALLALVQAQKNCSGSCKNAIEDADGSVTEFEIWQGLANLYSSLSYWRDAEICLKKAKALKSYSAATLHAEGYMHQARDQTKHALAAYVNAFSTELEHVPSKVAIGAMLSKQGPRFLPAARCSLSDALRVEPTNRMAWLYLGKLHRSDGRISDAADCFQAAVMLEESDPVESFSSLS